One Pithys albifrons albifrons isolate INPA30051 chromosome 17, PitAlb_v1, whole genome shotgun sequence genomic window carries:
- the GLTP gene encoding glycolipid transfer protein: protein MALLLEHEFKPLPADKQIETLPFLEAVAHLPPFFDCLGTPIVYSPVKADLAGNIKKIRAVYDSNPAKFKTLQNILEVEKELHGSAWPKTGATLALMWLKRGLKFMLVLLQSISDGERDEEHPNLIRVNALKAYEIALKKYHGWMLQKLFMGSVYALPYKSDLLKALEKGKEVKEEESIEKIHQFLTRVTPILDAIYEMYTKMNAELSYKA from the exons ATGGCGCTGCTGCTCGAACACGAGTTTAAGCCGCTGCCGGCTGACAAGCAGATCGAGACCTTGCCCTTCCTGGAGGCCGTGGCGCACCTGCCGCCGTTCTTCG ATTGCCTGGGCACTCCCATCGTGTACTCGCCTGTCAAAGCAGACCTCGCTGGAAATATCAAG AAAATCCGGGCCGTTTATGACTCCAACCCTGCCAAGTTCAAAACGCTGCAAAACATCCTGGAGGTGGAGAAGGAGCTGCACGGCTCGGCCTGGCCCAAGACGGGTGCGACACTGGCGCTGATGTGGTTGAAAAG GGGCCTGAAATTcatgctggtgctgctgcagagcatctCCGATGGTGAGCGGGATGAGGAGCATCCCAACCTCATCCGAGTGAACGCCTTGAAGGCTTATGAGATCGCACTGAAGAAGTACCATGGCTGGATGCTGCAGAAGCTCTTCATG GGCTCAGTGTATGCTCTTCCCTACAAATCTGATCTGCTGAAGGCCTTGGAGAAGGGTAAAGAAGtcaaggaagaggaaagcatAGAAAAAATCCATCAATTTCTCACAAGGGTCACCCCAATCCTGGATGCAATTTATGAGATGTACACAAAGATGAACGCCGAGCTGAGCTACAAAGCCTAA